Proteins encoded together in one Triticum dicoccoides isolate Atlit2015 ecotype Zavitan chromosome 7B, WEW_v2.0, whole genome shotgun sequence window:
- the LOC119336560 gene encoding rRNA N6-adenosine-methyltransferase METTL5-like isoform X2, with protein MKLKQLEGLLGGLTQFSDPKVELEQYATGPHIASRMLYTAENSFDDIAGKVVADFGCGCGTLAVASALLDAEHVTGIDIDLQSLELAQENATDLELDIDLIQCDIKNLNLKGLLVDTVVMNPPFGTKRKGADMEFLSMGLKVASQAVYSLHKTSTREYIKKAALRNGNAVSAEVLCEVPQAKGARYCSRSVALRPTSSRRKGKLAA; from the exons atgaagctgAAGCAGCTGGAGGGCCTGCTGGGGGGCCTGACCCAGTTCTCCGACCCCAAG GTGGAGCTGGAGCAGTACGCGACGGGCCCCCACATCGCGTCGAGGATGCTCTACACG GCCGAGAACAGCTTCGACGACATAGCTGGTAAAGTGGTGGCGGATTTTGGGTGCGGCTGTGGTACCCTGGCCGTCGCGAGTGCTCTGCTGGATGCTGA GCATGTCACTGGTATTGATATTGACCTCCAGTCCCTTGAACTTGCTCAAGAAAATGCTACTGATCTAGAG CTGGATATCGACTTAATTCAGTGTGACATAAAGAACTTAAATTTAAAAG GCCTTCTTGTTGACACTGTTGTCATGAATCCTCCCTTTGGGACAAAAAGAAAAGGAGCCGACATGGAATTCCTTTCTATGGGCTTGAAG GTTGCATCTCAAGCTGTCTATTCTCTACACAAGACTTCCACACGAGAA TACATCAAGAAGGCAGCCCTGCGTAATGGCAACGCAGTCAGTGCTGAAGTTCTGTGTGAG GTTCCACAAGCAAAAGGAGCTCGATATTGCAGTCGATCTGTGGCGCTTCGTCCCACAAGCTCGAGACGAAAGGGCAAGCTAGCAGCCTAG
- the LOC119336560 gene encoding rRNA N6-adenosine-methyltransferase METTL5-like isoform X1, which translates to MKLKQLEGLLGGLTQFSDPKVELEQYATGPHIASRMLYTAENSFDDIAGKVVADFGCGCGTLAVASALLDAEHVTGIDIDLQSLELAQENATDLELDIDLIQCDIKNLNLKGLLVDTVVMNPPFGTKRKGADMEFLSMGLKVASQAVYSLHKTSTREYIKKAALRNGNAVSAEVLCELRYDLPRTYRFHKQKELDIAVDLWRFVPQARDERAS; encoded by the exons atgaagctgAAGCAGCTGGAGGGCCTGCTGGGGGGCCTGACCCAGTTCTCCGACCCCAAG GTGGAGCTGGAGCAGTACGCGACGGGCCCCCACATCGCGTCGAGGATGCTCTACACG GCCGAGAACAGCTTCGACGACATAGCTGGTAAAGTGGTGGCGGATTTTGGGTGCGGCTGTGGTACCCTGGCCGTCGCGAGTGCTCTGCTGGATGCTGA GCATGTCACTGGTATTGATATTGACCTCCAGTCCCTTGAACTTGCTCAAGAAAATGCTACTGATCTAGAG CTGGATATCGACTTAATTCAGTGTGACATAAAGAACTTAAATTTAAAAG GCCTTCTTGTTGACACTGTTGTCATGAATCCTCCCTTTGGGACAAAAAGAAAAGGAGCCGACATGGAATTCCTTTCTATGGGCTTGAAG GTTGCATCTCAAGCTGTCTATTCTCTACACAAGACTTCCACACGAGAA TACATCAAGAAGGCAGCCCTGCGTAATGGCAACGCAGTCAGTGCTGAAGTTCTGTGTGAG CTGCGCTATGATCTACCTCGGACCTACAGGTTCCACAAGCAAAAGGAGCTCGATATTGCAGTCGATCTGTGGCGCTTCGTCCCACAAGCTCGAGACGAAAGGGCAAGCTAG